From the genome of Corallococcus macrosporus DSM 14697:
CAGGTGAACGCGCTCCAGCCGGACGTGGTGGCGGTGACGGGCGACCTGGTGGACGGCACCGTGGACGCGCTGCGGGACGAGGTGAAGCCGCTGTCGGAGCTGCGCGCGTCCCTGGGCGTCTTCTACGTCACCGGCAATCACGAGTACTACCACGGGGGACCGGCCTGGGCGTCCGAAGTGGCGCGCCTGGGCCTCACCGTCCTCCAGAACGAGCACCGGGTGGTGGAGCGCGGCGGAGCGCGGCTCACCATCGCCGGGGTGACGGACCATGACGCGGGCCACATCATTCCCTCGCATGCCAGCCGTCCGGAGCTGGCGCTGCACGGGGCGCCGCACGGGGTGCCGCGTCTGTTGTTGGCGCACCAGCCCCGGACGGCCCTGCGCGTGGCGGAGTCTGGCGTGATGGTGGACCTGCAGCTTTCCGGTCACACACACGGCGGGCAGGTGTTTCCCTTCATGTTCTTCATCAAGCTGCAGCAGCCGGTGGTGCGCGGACTGGCCACCATCGCCGGGGTGCGCGTCTATACCCACCGAGGGACGGGCTACTGGGGGCCGCCGCTCCGGTTGGGGCCCTCGCCTGAGATTGCCGAGCTGACCTTGGTGCCCGCCCCGGGTTGATTGCACACCATGTGCAAGTGTTGAGTATCCGCCTAGAATCCGGGACCTTCCTAGCTGAAGAGGGTCACTCCCCTGGATCTGGCAACGCTCAACAAGCTGCTCGCGGTCGGTGTGCAGAACGGTGCATCGGACATCCATTTCAGGCCGGGAGACCCGCCCATCTACCGGGTCAATGGCGCGCTCCGGCCCTTGAAGATGGAGAAGCTTCACGCGGACCACACACGACAGGTGGCGTTCCATGTCGTGTCGGACCCCGAGGTGAAGAAGCAGATCGACACGCTGCAGGAGTGCGACGCGTCCTACAGCCTGCCGGGCGTGGCGCGCTTCCGGGTGAACATCTACCGGCAGCGGGGCTCGCTGGCGTGCATCCTGCGCATCATCCCGGATGAAATCCCAACCATTGACGGGCTGGGATTGCCGCAGGTGCTGAAGAAGATTGCCGGCAACGAGCGCGGGCTGGTGCTGGTGACGGGCGCGACGGGCTCCGGAAAGAGCTCCACGCTGGCGTCGATGATTGACCACATCAACCGCACGGAGAACCTGCACGTCCTCACCATCGAGGACCCCATCGAGTTCATCTACAAGAACATCAAGTCCTCCATCTCCCAGCGGGAGATTGGTCCGGACACGCAGAGCTTCGCCATCGCCCTGCGCGCGGCGCTGCGCCAGGACCCGGACGTCATCCTCGTGGGCGAGATGCGCGACACGGAGACCATCGACATCGCGCTCAAGGCGTCCGAGACGGGCCACCTGGTGCTCTCCACGGTGCACACCACGGACGCGTCCCGCACCATCAACCGCCTGGTGTCGGTGTTCCCCGCGGAAGAGCAGACGATGGTGCGCATGCGCCTGGCGGACTGCCTCAAGGCCACGGTGTCGCAGCGCCTGCTGCCCCGGGCCAGCGGCAAGGGCCGCACGGTGGCGCTGGAAATCATGGTGCAGACGAAGACGGTGGAGCAGTACATCCGCGACGACCGCGCCAACGAGCTGAAGGACGTCATCGAGAAGGGCCGCGACATGTTCGGCATGCAGTCCTTCGACCAGCACCTGACGCAGCTCTACCGGGAGGGGCTCATCACCCTGGAGACGGCGCAGAGCGCGGCCTCCAACCCGGCCGACTTCCAGCGCGCGCTCGAGTTCGAGTGAGCGTCGCGGGCAGCCGCCTTGCCCGGTGGGGCAGGGAGGCGCCAGGGGCGCAGGCGCGCGCAGGGTGTTCATGGACGCGCGGCCACTCCAGCAGCGGTGCGCGCGCTCAGCTCAGAGGAGGTAAGTGGGTCTTTATATACCCGATACACCTGGATAGGTGTTACCTCTGACCCACTGAACGGGCGTTTCAAGATGCCCAACGTCACGGGTTTGGAGGTCCAGGAACTCAGGAACTGTTCCCAGGAATTGAAGCAAAGATTGATATTTCCGCTATTGCTGGTTATTGTCGCGTTGTGTCCAGCGCCCCCGCCCCCCTGATTCGCCGTGCGCAGTCCCTCCTCGATGCCCGCCACCTGGTGGAGGCTGGCGCACTGCGTCTTCCCATCGAGCCGGCGCCCGCGCCCGCACGGCGTCACCGGAGCGCGCCCAAGGGGCCTCGGGTGATGCTCGTGTCGGAGGAGCCGCTGTTCCGGCTGGCCATGGGCCGCGAGCTGGCGTCAGACTTCGAGCTGGTCCCCACGTTGGGCATCGCGTCGGCGGACCGAAGGATGGACCTGGGCGTGGTGCCGGAGGCGGTGATCGTGGACCTGGACTCCGTGGAGCGGGCGGCCGTGCCGACCTTCCTGGCGCGGCTGGTGGAGCGGGACCTGGCGGGGCCGCGCATCCTCGTGTCGTCGCACTTCCGTCCCGAGGTGGCCGCGGCCTACAGCGCCTCCAGCCTCACGCACTTCGCGCTGTCCCGTCCGTGGCGTCCGGGCGCGCTGCGCACGCTGGTGGAGTCCGTCATGGGGCTCTCCGGGCTGCGCGCCATGGCGGCGGGGCGTTGAGGCGCATGGCATGAGCCCCGCGGGCACCTTCTCCGAGCGGCTGGTGGATGCGGGCCGGGGCCTGCTCACCGGCGCCACGAGCGCGTCGGTGGGGGTGGCTCGCAGCGTGGGCGTGGTGCTGAGGTCCATGGGCGGCGGCGTGGCGCACTGCGCGCGTGGCCGGCCTCGCGAGGGGATTCCCCGGCTGGGCCAGGGCCTGACGCGCGTGGCGCAGCTCCCCGCGGACGCGGTGCTGATGATGGGCGGGCGCGTGCTCAGCTCGGTGCAGGTGCTCGTCGGCCTGGAGCCGCCGGGCCGCCGCCTCACGGAGGACGAGGTCTCCCGCCTGCGGCCCATCTTCGGAGACAGCCTGGACTTCGCGGCGGTGCGGGTGAAGGTGGGGCGGCTGGGCCTGTTGGGCCTGCCCGGGCGGGCCTTCGCGCACGGCGACACCGTCTTCGTCCCGCCCCAGAGCGGGGGCGTGGACTTCGGCCTGCTCGTCCACGAGCTGACGCACGTGTGGCAGCACCAGCACGGCGGCACCGCCTACCTGAGCGCGGCGCTGGCCGCCCAGTGGTCCGGGGACGGCTACGACTGGCGCAAGGGCGTGAGCCGCGAGAAGCGCTGGGCCCAGCTCAACCCCGAGCAGCAGGCTCAGCTCATCGAGGACGCCGCCGTCGCCGGCCTCATCCCCTTCACCTCGCCGGTGTCGCCGCGCATGAAGCTGCGGGGCTGGTCGGACGCGGCGCTCGCGCTGCTGGATGAAGCGGTGACGTGCCTGCACGCGGGCCGCGGCGCGCCCTGATTCATCACAGCTTGGGCGGGGCCAGCGGGTCGTGCTCGGAGAGGAGCCGGGACACGCGCGCCTCGTCCAGCCGCGTGCCGAGCTGCTCCATCTCGTGCTGGTCCCTCACCGTCTTCGACAGGCTGAACGTCGACCCGACGGTGAAGAGCAGGCCCATGCCCAGGAAGGACTTCACCCAGATGTCCACGGGCAGGTTCCAGATGCCGACCGCCGTCACGCCGACGGAGAGGACAAAGGAGAGCCAGGTCTGGGCAACCCAGGCGGTGCTGTGGGCAACGACAACCTTCGGCGTGGCGCGGGCCATGTGGACTTCCTCCTCGTGGGCGAGCCGTGCTCGCTGACAGGAGGAACCATGCGCCTTTCCACCGCAAAGCGCATGGAACTAATCCAAGCGCCATTGATAACCTGCAGTGAATGATTCAGCTCCAGCGGCTCGAGGGCTTCTACCGGGTGGCGCGCGCGGAAGGGTACGCGCGGGCCGTGCCCACCTTCCCGTATCCGATTACGCAGCCGGGCATCCATCAGCAGGTGAAGCGGCTGGAGGCGGAGGTCGGCGTGCCGCTCTTCGAGCGCGTGGGCAAGGACCGCGTGGTGCTCACACCGGAGGGGCGCGCGCTGTACGCGCATGTGGCGCCGTTCCTCGAAGGGCTGGACACCGTGGTGCAGTCGCTGCGCAAGGGCGAGGTGGGCGGCACGCTGCGCATCCACGCCTCTGGCCACGTGCTGCGGCACCTGCTGCCCGCGTGGCTGCGGAAGCTCCAGGCGAAGCGGCCGGACATCGAGGTCGTCCTGTTCGAGTCCAAGACGCCCGCGCTGGACGTGCTGCGCGCGGGCGACACGGACCTGGTGGTGGACCACCTGCCCGCGGTGCCCGACGACGTGGAGGCCCGCGAGGTGGGCCACACCCGTCCCTTCCTGGTGCTGCCCGCGCATCACCCGCAGGCGAAGCGTCAGCGGGTGCAACTGGAGCAGCTTCGCGACGACGCGTTCATCGCCTACAGCACGGACCGGTACCTGCGGGACTTGCAGCTCGCGGCGCTGGCGCGGGCCGGCGTCACGCCCCGGCGGCTGCACGCGGCGGACTCCTCGGAGACCATCCTGGGCTTCGTGGCGGCGGGGCTGGGGTTCTCGCTGCTGGCCTCGCTCCTCCCGGGCGGGCCGCGCGAGGCGGGCGTGGTGTCCAGGCCGCTGCCGGGCGTGGGCACGGGCACCGTCCACGCCGCCTGGCGCAGGTCCGCGGCGCGCAGCCCGCTCATCCAGGCCGCGTTGTCGCTGGCGCCCCGGCCCTGAGCCGCCGCGGCGGGGGCCCGAACGCCAGCGGGGCCCCGGGCCCGCCTGGAAGGACGGACGCGGAGCCCCGTGGGTGCTCGCTCAGGCCTGCGCGGGCGCTCAGCCCTGGTACTGGTGCACGGCCATGATGGGGTAGTTCATGCTGGAGATGGTGACGCGCTGCGAGCCATCCGAGTTGACGTTGTTGGAGCCGATGAACTGCGGCTTGCCGTCCTTCCAGCCCGCGAACATCACCACGTGCTGGCCGCCGTTGGTCTTCATGGAGACCACGTCACCCGGCTTCGCGTCCTTCAGGTCGATGCGCTTGAAGTTGGGGTCCCGGTCCAGCTTGGCCATCAGGCCCATCACGCTGTTGTCGTGCTGCGCGTCGGAAATCTGGCCGGCCTGCTCCAGCACGGCGGACACGAAGTTGGCGCAGTTGACGTTGTTGGGGACCCAGTCCTCCATGTCCGCGCCCACGCCGTTCCCCTCCAGCTTCAGCGAACCGGCGTTCTTGCCCAGGTGCTGCGACGCGATTTCGAAGGGGCTGCCCTTGGGGCCGCGGATGCCGGGGCCGGAGCTGCCGGGGCCCTGCACGCCCTGCGAACCGCCGCTGCCACCCGTGGCGCCGCCCGCGCGGCCGGAGCCGGACGTGCCGCTCTCGAAGGTGTCCCGAGCCCCCGGGATGTTCAGCGACTTGCCGGCGTAGATGAGGTCCGCGTTCTTGATTTGCGGGTTCGCCTTCATCAGCGCGCTGACGCTGGTGTTGTAGCGCTGCGCCAGGTGGGAGAGGGTGTCGCCCGACTTGATGCGGTAGCTGCTGCTCATGGGGGGCTCCGTGGGGGTGTGGAAGGGCGCGAGGGCGCCGCATGTACGTCTTGAACCTATTCTCGAAGACTGAGACCCGAAGTTGCTTTCCCCCTGATTTTCCAGCCGGTCGTGACGTAACCCGTGGAGATTCCAGCGGATTTACACGAGGGTGGGTCGAAAAACACTTCGTATGGGTTTTGAGGCCCGGAGGTGCTGCCACGGCGTGCGGGCTGCCCTACCTTGGGGGCATGAGCGCGCCGTCCCGGAGACTGAACCTGGACTGGGTGCTGCCCTCGCTGGCGTTGGGGGGCCGCTTCCCCATCGACACGGCGGAGCACCTGGCCGCGAAGCTCGGCATCCGCTGCGTGGTGGATGTGCGGGTGGAGGCGTGTGACGACGAGCGCGTCCTGCGCGAGCACGGCATAACCCTGCTGCACCTGCCCACCGAGGACCTCCGCGCCATCCGCGGCGACCGGCTGGATGACGGCGTCGCGTGGGTGACGGAGCAGCTCGCGCAGGGCCACAAAGTCTATATCCACTGCGAGCACGGGGTGGGGCGCAGCGCGCTGTTGGCCCTCTGTGTCCTGGTGGCCCTGGGCCATCCGCCCCTGGAGGCGCTGGCCCTGGCGAAGCAGCGGCGCTGGCAGGTGTCGCCCAGCACGGAGCAGCTTCGCACCTTCATGTCGTGGGCGGAGACCTGGCGTCAGCGGCATGCGGCCGCGTGGCCTGTGCCCCGGTTGGAGGACCTGGCCGCCATTGCCCACAGTCACCTGGCCCAGCCGCCACCGCTGTCCCGCCTGGGCGAGGACTGAGGGAGCGACGCGATGTTGGTGACGGGAGAACATCCGCGAGAGGTGGACCCCACGGCGGAGGCGCGGGCGCTGGCGAGCGCCTGGTGGGAGGTGGACGCGCTGCCGCCGGGCCTGACGCGCCACGCGGCGTTGGTGTCGCTGCTCATCCGCGCCGGGGAGTGGGTACAGGGCGTCCTGGACGCGGAGCAGGTGGTCCACCAGGGCGAGGACGGTGACACGGTGCTGGCGCGCGCCTGTGAGTCCACGCTGCTGGCCTTGGGGCACGCGGTGGTGGCGTCGTGGACGGACGGCTTCCGCGCGGACCTGTCGCGCGTGGGCAGCGCGCTGGAGTCGCTGGGCGGGTTGGGGCTTCCTCCGCGCGTGCGGTGTAAGGTGCCTCGGGGCTACGCCTTCCAGGGCCTCTATCCGGAGTTGTACCTGGCGTCGGCCCGGGCGCTGCCCGGGGAGGGCGGCCCCTGGCGCGTCGTGGGCATCCGCGGCATCGGCGCGAGCCTGGCGGGCGTGGTGGCCGCGGCGCTGGGCACCCAGGCGCTGTGCTTCGTCCGGCCGCGTGGGCATCCCTACCGGCGCACGCTGTCGCTCTCACCCGAGCGGACCGCGCGGCTGGTGGAGGAGGCGCGCGCGGGCTACCGCTTCGTGGTGGTGGACGAGGGGCCGGGGCGGTCCGGCTCGTCCTTTGGCGCGGTGGCGGAGTTCCTGGAGGCGCGGGGCGTGGCGCCCTCGTCCCTGTTCTTCCTGCCCGGGCACGGCGGTGACGTCGGGCCGCACGCGACGCCGAAGCACCGGGAGCTCTGGCGCCGGGCCCGGCGCGGCGTGGTGGACTTCGAGTCGGTGATGGTGACGCCGCCCGAGCCCGCCCATTCGCTGGCGAGCTGGGCGGAGGACGTGACGGGCAAGGCGACCGCGCCGCTGGAGGACCTGAGCGCTGGGGGCTGGCGGAAGCACCTGCTGCAGGACGTCCCGAAGGCCGCGTGGCCCGCGGCGCACCGCTGGCGTGAGCGCCGCAAGTACCTGCTGCGCGCGGGCGGCCGGCCGTGGCTGCTGAAATTCGCGGGCCTGGGGGCCTATGGCGCGCGTGCCTACCTCCAGACGCGGGTGCTGGCGGACGCGGGCCTGGGCGTGCCCGTGTCGGGCCTGAAGCATGGCTTCCTGGTGCAACCCTGGCTGGAGGAGGCGCGGCCCCTGAGCGCGGTGGGGCGCGGGGTGGACCGCTGGGAGCTGGTGGCGCGCGTGGGGGCGTACCTGGGCTTCCGCTCACGTCACTTCGGGCGCGTGGAGGATGGGTGCGGCGCGTCCACGCGCGAGCTGTGGGAGATGGCGCGCTACAACACGGAGGTGGCGCTGGGCCGTGAGGTGGCGCAGGCGCTCCACGTGTGGATGCCCCGGCTGGGCGCGCTGGAGCGGATGTCGCGCCGGACGGTGACGGACAACCGGATGCACGCGTGGGAGTGGCTGGTGTTGCCCGGTGGCCGCGTGCTCAAGGCGGACGCGGTGGACCACCACCGGGCGTACGACCTGGTGGGCTGCCAAGATTTGTCCTGGGACCTGGCGGGCGCGGCGGTGGAGCTGTCGCTGGACGCGGAGGAGCTGGCCGCGCTCTGCGCGGTGGTGGAGCGCCACAAGGGCCGGCTGCCCCCGCTGGAGCTGCTGCGCTTCCACCGGCAGGCCTACCTGGCCTTCCAGTTGGGGGACCATGCGCTGGCCGCCGCGTCCTATGACGGGCACGCGCCGGATGAAGCGGCCCGGTTGCGGCATGCCGCGGCCCGGTATGCGGAGCTGCTGCGCCGCGAGCTGTCCCCGGCCAGCCGTCCACACGCGGGCGCGGCGGGAGCGGGCGCGCAGATGTAATGACGCGCAGTCCCACCGTTACTGTCGCCACCCGACATCTGGCGCCGCGCCTACGCCGAGGCGCTTGAAGCGGGCCAGGGCTCCGCGCATGGTGCCGGGGTGAGCTCCATTCCTCATCCTGACTTCACGGCCGCGCGCTTCTCCACCTGCCCGGATGCGCGCCTCCAGCCGGCGCCCGCGGACGGCGTGTTGCCGGAGGGCTTCTTCACCACGACGAACCTGCCCACCTACGTGCGCGTGGGCGGTGCCTGGCGCATGCCGCGCGAGCCCCGCATGGACGGCGCGCTGGTGCTGGACGCGCAGGGCGAGCTGTGGATTCGCGAAGGGCGGCGCGTGCGCGCGGGCGAGCGCGTGGTGGTGGGCCACGCCGAGGACGGCAGCGAGGGCGTGTACGTGAACTCCACCTACCTGGCCGGAGAGGGCGAGGGGGAGTTCAAGTTCATGACGAGCGCGGTGTCGCGCGAGAAGCCCATTGACTACGCCCACATGGCCCGGGTGCTGGTGGACGAGCGCGAGCGCGGGGGCTACCCCATCTGGGTGACGGGGCCGGCGC
Proteins encoded in this window:
- a CDS encoding metallophosphoesterase, with the protein product MAELNPGMRREARPRVSLALVLRWLMSLGGILTLMGGLHAYLAVRLFLSPQLPAPWGWLGPALVALLFVSLPVGMMASRREPTFWTQALQWTSYVWLGAFGILLSAVVVADLVGWGLSVSGVVMDALALARGKALVAVGVTVPAVVYAFVTARGRATVERVTVPVAGLAPGLHGLKVVQISDIHIGPTLDGRWLRRVVEQVNALQPDVVAVTGDLVDGTVDALRDEVKPLSELRASLGVFYVTGNHEYYHGGPAWASEVARLGLTVLQNEHRVVERGGARLTIAGVTDHDAGHIIPSHASRPELALHGAPHGVPRLLLAHQPRTALRVAESGVMVDLQLSGHTHGGQVFPFMFFIKLQQPVVRGLATIAGVRVYTHRGTGYWGPPLRLGPSPEIAELTLVPAPG
- a CDS encoding type IV pilus twitching motility protein PilT, whose amino-acid sequence is MDLATLNKLLAVGVQNGASDIHFRPGDPPIYRVNGALRPLKMEKLHADHTRQVAFHVVSDPEVKKQIDTLQECDASYSLPGVARFRVNIYRQRGSLACILRIIPDEIPTIDGLGLPQVLKKIAGNERGLVLVTGATGSGKSSTLASMIDHINRTENLHVLTIEDPIEFIYKNIKSSISQREIGPDTQSFAIALRAALRQDPDVILVGEMRDTETIDIALKASETGHLVLSTVHTTDASRTINRLVSVFPAEEQTMVRMRLADCLKATVSQRLLPRASGKGRTVALEIMVQTKTVEQYIRDDRANELKDVIEKGRDMFGMQSFDQHLTQLYREGLITLETAQSAASNPADFQRALEFE
- a CDS encoding eCIS core domain-containing protein, whose product is MSPAGTFSERLVDAGRGLLTGATSASVGVARSVGVVLRSMGGGVAHCARGRPREGIPRLGQGLTRVAQLPADAVLMMGGRVLSSVQVLVGLEPPGRRLTEDEVSRLRPIFGDSLDFAAVRVKVGRLGLLGLPGRAFAHGDTVFVPPQSGGVDFGLLVHELTHVWQHQHGGTAYLSAALAAQWSGDGYDWRKGVSREKRWAQLNPEQQAQLIEDAAVAGLIPFTSPVSPRMKLRGWSDAALALLDEAVTCLHAGRGAP
- a CDS encoding YiaA/YiaB family inner membrane protein; protein product: MARATPKVVVAHSTAWVAQTWLSFVLSVGVTAVGIWNLPVDIWVKSFLGMGLLFTVGSTFSLSKTVRDQHEMEQLGTRLDEARVSRLLSEHDPLAPPKL
- a CDS encoding LysR family transcriptional regulator, which encodes MIQLQRLEGFYRVARAEGYARAVPTFPYPITQPGIHQQVKRLEAEVGVPLFERVGKDRVVLTPEGRALYAHVAPFLEGLDTVVQSLRKGEVGGTLRIHASGHVLRHLLPAWLRKLQAKRPDIEVVLFESKTPALDVLRAGDTDLVVDHLPAVPDDVEAREVGHTRPFLVLPAHHPQAKRQRVQLEQLRDDAFIAYSTDRYLRDLQLAALARAGVTPRRLHAADSSETILGFVAAGLGFSLLASLLPGGPREAGVVSRPLPGVGTGTVHAAWRRSAARSPLIQAALSLAPRP
- a CDS encoding C40 family peptidase, whose protein sequence is MSSSYRIKSGDTLSHLAQRYNTSVSALMKANPQIKNADLIYAGKSLNIPGARDTFESGTSGSGRAGGATGGSGGSQGVQGPGSSGPGIRGPKGSPFEIASQHLGKNAGSLKLEGNGVGADMEDWVPNNVNCANFVSAVLEQAGQISDAQHDNSVMGLMAKLDRDPNFKRIDLKDAKPGDVVSMKTNGGQHVVMFAGWKDGKPQFIGSNNVNSDGSQRVTISSMNYPIMAVHQYQG
- a CDS encoding protein-tyrosine phosphatase family protein; translated protein: MSAPSRRLNLDWVLPSLALGGRFPIDTAEHLAAKLGIRCVVDVRVEACDDERVLREHGITLLHLPTEDLRAIRGDRLDDGVAWVTEQLAQGHKVYIHCEHGVGRSALLALCVLVALGHPPLEALALAKQRRWQVSPSTEQLRTFMSWAETWRQRHAAAWPVPRLEDLAAIAHSHLAQPPPLSRLGED